Proteins from a genomic interval of Pseudoalteromonas sp. MEBiC 03607:
- a CDS encoding methyl-accepting chemotaxis protein — protein MNLTVRQRIWGGFIVITLLLLFIGGNSLVRITNIDQSTQRVNQLSLPALDKSYELQVEFILMSKAAQASFYTSSQEELTTIRNRFNEQKKRYDSSYQELQRIVSDDPELKSSSQQVEQTYKRFNKSVENLFADKKTQLDLNKTLASQLENIEISAEDANSVVLDIIDIDGLEENHSRAYQAANNMENNFQSVVTNSTDMLTVKTLNTLDIIKNEQVYYLEEIERSLGLIRPAIIDNNAGLYNDLNNYFESLANNVRGNNSLSANKKRLIDAIAQTQAELANAENSTTEALKQLRDLVNEATVLAFDLQQDVSGNVSTATIWTWIAMAIATLIAIVVAVITVNRITKPLLEVNRILDIVASGDMTQRLDDSAKDEFGELSRSCNTLIESLRTLIQGIISRSTQLAAASEETSAITEESSQAIRNQQAQVEQAATATTEMSSTSQAVSSSAQQALSEIKNADKEADRVKGISSQNKATIEQLAREVDDASHVINQLHKDSASIGGILDVIRGIAEQTNLLALNAAIEAARAGEQGRGFAVVADEVRSLASKTQESTQEIQAMIESLQVGAEAAVAAMSKGKQQAESCVEQSDLANTALDSITAAVAQAHNVSEEISTAAHEQQQVSQEISERLESIVAIAEQTAEGANQTNISSSEVAKLAEELRLSVDAFKV, from the coding sequence ATGAACTTGACCGTTAGACAGCGTATTTGGGGTGGCTTTATTGTCATTACCTTGCTCCTGCTTTTTATTGGTGGTAACTCGTTGGTCAGAATTACCAATATTGATCAATCAACGCAGCGTGTTAATCAGCTGTCGCTACCAGCGCTTGATAAAAGCTACGAGCTGCAGGTCGAATTTATTTTAATGAGTAAAGCTGCACAAGCCAGTTTTTATACATCATCACAAGAAGAACTAACAACAATACGTAATCGCTTTAATGAACAGAAAAAACGTTATGATAGCTCTTATCAAGAGTTACAACGAATTGTCAGCGATGATCCTGAACTAAAAAGCAGCAGCCAACAAGTTGAGCAGACCTACAAGCGATTCAATAAATCTGTCGAAAATTTATTTGCTGATAAGAAAACACAACTTGATTTAAACAAAACACTCGCAAGCCAGCTTGAGAATATAGAAATTAGCGCAGAAGATGCGAACTCAGTAGTTCTTGATATCATTGATATTGACGGTCTTGAAGAAAACCATTCTCGCGCCTACCAAGCCGCCAACAACATGGAAAACAACTTCCAGTCAGTGGTTACAAACAGCACTGATATGCTTACGGTGAAAACGCTAAATACCCTCGATATCATTAAAAATGAGCAAGTATATTACCTAGAAGAGATTGAGCGAAGCCTTGGTCTTATTCGCCCAGCAATTATTGATAACAACGCTGGACTATACAATGATTTAAATAATTACTTTGAATCTTTGGCTAACAATGTGCGTGGTAACAATAGTTTATCAGCCAATAAAAAGCGCTTAATCGATGCCATAGCGCAAACACAAGCAGAGCTTGCTAACGCAGAAAACTCAACCACCGAAGCATTAAAGCAGTTAAGAGACCTTGTAAACGAAGCAACTGTCTTAGCATTTGATCTACAACAAGATGTGAGTGGTAATGTATCGACAGCGACAATTTGGACATGGATTGCGATGGCTATTGCGACCTTAATTGCTATTGTTGTCGCAGTCATTACGGTTAACCGTATCACGAAACCTCTGCTTGAGGTGAATCGTATTCTTGATATCGTTGCCAGCGGCGACATGACGCAACGTTTAGATGATTCAGCAAAAGATGAATTCGGTGAATTGTCTCGTAGTTGTAATACCCTGATTGAAAGTTTACGAACACTTATTCAAGGTATTATTTCTCGTTCTACGCAACTTGCTGCTGCATCAGAAGAGACTTCAGCGATCACTGAGGAATCTAGCCAAGCAATTCGCAATCAGCAAGCACAAGTTGAACAAGCAGCCACTGCAACCACTGAAATGAGCAGCACATCACAAGCAGTAAGCAGCAGTGCACAACAAGCACTTAGCGAAATCAAAAATGCGGATAAAGAAGCTGATCGTGTTAAAGGTATTTCTTCGCAAAACAAAGCAACCATAGAACAACTTGCGCGTGAAGTTGATGATGCATCACACGTTATTAATCAGTTACACAAAGACAGCGCCTCAATTGGCGGTATTTTAGATGTAATTCGTGGCATTGCTGAACAAACTAACCTCCTTGCACTCAACGCGGCTATAGAAGCGGCACGTGCAGGTGAACAAGGTCGTGGTTTTGCGGTTGTAGCAGACGAGGTACGTTCACTAGCAAGTAAAACACAAGAGTCGACCCAAGAAATTCAAGCAATGATTGAATCTCTGCAAGTAGGCGCAGAAGCCGCTGTAGCAGCAATGTCTAAAGGTAAACAACAAGCTGAATCATGCGTTGAGCAATCAGATCTTGCCAACACTGCACTAGACTCAATTACTGCAGCTGTTGCTCAAGCGCACAATGTAAGTGAAGAAATTTCCACTGCGGCTCATGAGCAACAACAAGTATCGCAAGAGATCAGTGAACGATTGGAGTCTATCGTGGCAATTGCAGAGCAAACAGCAGAAGGCGCAAACCAAACTAACATCTCAAGCTCAGAAGTTGCTAAGTTAGCAGAAGAGCTTCGATTATCGGTCGATGCTTTTAAAGTTTAA
- a CDS encoding symmetrical bis(5'-nucleosyl)-tetraphosphatase, translating to MADYAIGDLQGCFTEFDALLKRVNFNPSQDHLYLVGDIVARGPDSLACLERLYSMQGSVSITLGNHDLHLIACHHLNKPANPKDKLEPLFNSSKRADYIQFLQQQPLAIWLENYNMFISHAGLNPNWSVKKALKRARFAESCYQGDDAHHYFTHMYDPHPLEWLKSLSNEEKFRYIVNYFTRMRFVDHDGKLDLNNKTNTSIDTSFIPWFEHPNILKLKQQITFGHWAALEGKVEYKNIHALDTGCVWGGAMTLMELSKNKYHTESSHSFI from the coding sequence ATGGCTGACTACGCAATAGGTGATCTACAAGGCTGTTTTACTGAGTTTGATGCGTTACTAAAACGTGTTAACTTCAACCCTAGCCAAGATCATTTATATTTAGTGGGTGATATAGTCGCAAGAGGTCCTGATTCACTTGCGTGTCTTGAGCGGCTATATAGCATGCAAGGTAGTGTTAGCATTACATTAGGCAATCATGATCTGCATCTGATTGCCTGTCACCATTTGAATAAGCCAGCCAATCCTAAAGATAAATTAGAACCGCTTTTTAATAGCTCAAAACGCGCTGATTATATTCAATTTTTACAGCAACAACCTTTAGCTATTTGGCTTGAAAACTATAATATGTTTATCAGTCATGCGGGGCTAAACCCTAACTGGTCAGTCAAAAAAGCCCTCAAACGTGCTCGCTTCGCCGAATCCTGTTACCAAGGTGACGATGCGCATCATTATTTTACGCATATGTATGATCCTCACCCGCTTGAGTGGTTAAAATCTTTAAGCAATGAGGAAAAGTTTCGCTACATCGTTAATTATTTTACTCGGATGCGGTTTGTCGATCACGATGGCAAGTTAGATTTAAATAATAAAACCAATACAAGTATCGATACTTCATTTATTCCTTGGTTTGAGCATCCAAATATTCTGAAATTAAAACAACAGATTACATTTGGCCACTGGGCTGCTCTAGAAGGAAAGGTTGAATATAAAAATATTCATGCCCTCGACACAGGCTGTGTATGGGGAGGTGCTATGACACTAATGGAACTAAGTAAAAATAAGTACCACACAGAAAGTTCTCATTCTTTTATCTAA
- the apaG gene encoding Co2+/Mg2+ efflux protein ApaG yields the protein MTTSSNLGSPIKVSVETFYVEGQSEPEQDKYVFAYSITIKNHSLCSAKLLSRYWLITDANGKEVEVQGEGVVGETPTIAPGESYKYTSGAVLDTPVGTMQGHYTMRNEFGTEFEAPIEVFRLARPNILH from the coding sequence ATGACAACAAGCAGTAATTTAGGTTCGCCAATTAAGGTCTCTGTTGAGACCTTCTATGTTGAAGGCCAATCAGAGCCTGAACAAGATAAATACGTTTTTGCTTACTCAATCACCATTAAAAACCACAGCTTATGCAGTGCAAAACTTTTAAGTCGCTATTGGTTAATTACCGATGCCAACGGCAAAGAAGTCGAAGTACAAGGTGAAGGTGTTGTTGGTGAAACGCCAACAATTGCCCCTGGAGAAAGCTATAAATACACCAGCGGAGCAGTTCTCGATACTCCTGTGGGCACGATGCAGGGCCACTACACAATGCGCAATGAGTTTGGAACTGAATTTGAAGCGCCTATCGAAGTGTTTCGTTTAGCACGTCCAAATATACTGCATTAG
- the rsmA gene encoding 16S rRNA (adenine(1518)-N(6)/adenine(1519)-N(6))-dimethyltransferase RsmA: MTDKVHLGHRARKRFGQNFLNDDMIIDKIVTAIDPKPEDNLVEIGPGLGAITEPVADLSGHLTVVELDKDLAERLTSHPFLGPKLTVHQGDAMKFDFSTLIKADEKLKIFGNLPYNVSTPLLFHLFEFADNVEHMHFMLQKEVVKRMVAGPGSKAFGRLSVMTQYYCHAMPVIDVPPECFKPAPKVDSAVIRLIPKKPEQRTAKSTKLLNTVCLEAFNQRRKTLRNSLSNLLTAEELTGIGIDITLRAESLSLQQFIDIANWIYDNKQ, from the coding sequence ATGACAGATAAAGTACATTTAGGACACCGCGCCCGTAAGCGTTTTGGTCAAAACTTTTTAAACGATGACATGATTATCGATAAAATCGTCACGGCTATCGATCCTAAACCTGAAGACAATTTAGTAGAAATCGGCCCGGGTCTTGGTGCAATCACTGAGCCTGTTGCTGATTTAAGTGGCCATTTAACTGTTGTTGAGTTAGACAAAGACTTAGCAGAGCGTTTAACAAGCCATCCATTTTTAGGTCCAAAACTTACAGTGCATCAAGGTGATGCAATGAAGTTTGATTTTAGTACCTTAATCAAAGCAGATGAAAAACTAAAAATATTTGGTAACTTACCTTACAACGTTTCAACTCCGTTGTTATTTCACTTATTTGAATTTGCAGACAACGTTGAGCATATGCACTTTATGCTGCAAAAAGAAGTGGTCAAACGTATGGTCGCAGGCCCGGGCAGCAAAGCTTTTGGCCGTTTAAGTGTGATGACACAATATTACTGTCATGCGATGCCAGTGATTGATGTACCACCTGAGTGCTTTAAGCCCGCACCAAAAGTTGACTCAGCAGTGATCCGCTTGATCCCTAAAAAGCCTGAGCAACGTACAGCAAAGAGTACCAAACTTTTAAATACAGTCTGTTTAGAAGCGTTTAACCAACGCCGTAAAACACTGCGTAATAGTTTATCTAACTTACTGACAGCTGAAGAGTTAACTGGCATAGGTATTGATATTACGCTTCGCGCAGAAAGCCTGTCTTTACAACAATTTATTGATATAGCTAATTGGATTTATGACAACAAGCAGTAA
- the pdxA gene encoding 4-hydroxythreonine-4-phosphate dehydrogenase PdxA: MTIRIAITPGEPAGIGPDLLIKLAQHHWDAQLVVIADGALLKQRAKLLGLELNLIKFDETQAPTDTPAGSVYLHQVDLGEDVEVGVLNDANGQYVLDTLRIASEKNMDGTFAAVVTGPVHKGIINKAGISFSGHTEYFAQQSNTADVVMLLATEGLRVALVTTHIPLAYVSRAITVERLSKVISILNHDLQTKFGIEKPRILVCGLNPHAGEDGHLGTEEIDTITPTLELLNNQGMNLIGPLPADTLFQDKYLSQADAVLAMYHDQGLPVLKYKGFGKSVNITLGLPFIRTSVDHGTALDLAGTGTADVGSFELAIREAIKLAHEKAQNQ, translated from the coding sequence ATGACTATACGAATTGCAATAACACCCGGTGAGCCGGCCGGTATAGGCCCTGATTTACTAATAAAATTAGCTCAACATCACTGGGATGCCCAGCTTGTTGTGATTGCTGATGGTGCGCTGTTAAAACAGCGCGCAAAATTATTAGGGTTAGAATTAAACCTAATTAAGTTTGACGAAACGCAAGCTCCAACCGACACACCAGCTGGAAGTGTTTACCTTCATCAAGTCGATTTAGGTGAAGACGTTGAAGTTGGCGTTTTAAATGACGCTAATGGCCAATATGTACTTGATACCTTACGTATTGCCAGTGAAAAGAATATGGATGGAACCTTTGCTGCTGTTGTGACGGGTCCAGTACATAAAGGCATTATCAATAAAGCAGGTATTTCATTCAGTGGTCACACCGAATATTTTGCTCAGCAATCAAATACTGCCGATGTCGTCATGCTTCTTGCAACCGAAGGCTTACGCGTTGCACTTGTTACAACGCATATTCCACTGGCGTATGTATCACGTGCCATTACAGTTGAACGATTAAGTAAAGTTATCTCGATATTAAACCATGACTTACAGACAAAGTTTGGTATCGAGAAGCCGCGTATTTTAGTGTGCGGATTAAACCCACATGCAGGTGAAGACGGTCACTTAGGTACTGAAGAGATTGACACAATTACACCTACTCTTGAGCTTTTAAATAACCAAGGTATGAATTTAATTGGTCCTTTACCAGCTGATACTCTTTTCCAAGATAAGTATTTATCGCAAGCAGATGCAGTGCTGGCAATGTATCACGATCAGGGCTTACCTGTGCTAAAATACAAGGGTTTCGGCAAATCAGTCAATATCACTCTTGGCTTGCCATTTATTCGCACATCAGTAGATCATGGCACAGCACTTGATTTAGCCGGTACAGGCACTGCTGATGTGGGTAGTTTTGAATTAGCGATCCGCGAAGCAATTAAGCTCGCCCATGAAAAAGCACAGAATCAATGA
- the surA gene encoding peptidylprolyl isomerase SurA — MNLKKLFASALLTVGLCQSVFAKPVEIDKVVGVVNQGVILQSEVDTIINRVKTQAAEQGQQLPSDDTLRIQAIERLVNQTLMMQLAERMGLEISDSQLDQTLENMAREQGGTIADLRRTIEAAGESYTAYREEIRKEITTQQVTRANVDRRIYISPQEIDNLLKIMETQGKNAEEYDIGHILIDIPSDATADEIASAKTRADKVIEFLNEGKEFKRIAISSSSGSKALEGGQLGWMSINEMPSLFAEAVKGHKKDDIVGPLRSGAGFHIIKVQDVRGRQVVETTEVRSRHILIKPSIILSEEKARDMLKGFAKDLREGKADFAELAKEYSEDPGSALKGGEYDWTDPSTYVPEFKNTLLSLDKNEISEPFRTQFGWHIVQLLDKRVADKTEQAKRNRAHQLLFNRKFKEESFNWQQEMREQAHVDIFPAE, encoded by the coding sequence ATGAATTTAAAAAAACTATTTGCATCAGCATTATTAACAGTTGGCCTATGCCAAAGTGTTTTCGCAAAACCTGTCGAAATCGACAAAGTCGTCGGGGTTGTTAACCAAGGTGTTATTTTACAAAGTGAAGTTGACACCATCATTAACCGTGTTAAAACTCAAGCAGCAGAGCAAGGCCAGCAACTGCCTTCTGATGACACGCTACGTATTCAAGCGATTGAACGTTTAGTAAACCAAACGCTTATGATGCAACTTGCAGAGCGTATGGGTCTAGAAATCTCAGACTCTCAATTAGACCAAACACTTGAAAACATGGCCCGTGAGCAAGGCGGTACGATTGCAGATTTACGTCGTACGATTGAGGCTGCAGGTGAAAGTTACACCGCGTATCGTGAAGAGATCCGTAAAGAAATAACGACTCAGCAAGTGACTCGCGCCAATGTCGATCGTCGAATTTACATTAGCCCACAAGAAATCGATAACTTATTAAAAATCATGGAAACTCAAGGTAAAAATGCCGAAGAGTATGACATTGGTCACATCCTGATTGATATCCCAAGCGATGCAACAGCTGATGAAATCGCAAGTGCAAAAACACGTGCAGACAAAGTAATCGAATTTTTAAATGAAGGTAAAGAATTCAAACGTATTGCTATCTCATCATCAAGTGGCTCAAAAGCCCTTGAAGGTGGTCAACTAGGTTGGATGAGCATCAATGAAATGCCATCGTTGTTTGCTGAAGCAGTGAAAGGTCATAAGAAAGACGATATTGTTGGCCCGCTTCGTTCAGGTGCTGGTTTCCACATCATCAAAGTTCAGGATGTTCGTGGTCGTCAAGTGGTTGAAACAACAGAAGTTCGCTCACGTCACATTTTAATCAAGCCATCAATTATCTTAAGCGAAGAAAAAGCGCGTGACATGCTAAAAGGCTTTGCTAAAGACTTACGTGAAGGAAAGGCAGACTTTGCTGAACTAGCAAAAGAATACTCTGAAGACCCGGGTTCTGCATTAAAAGGCGGTGAGTACGATTGGACTGATCCAAGTACTTATGTACCTGAGTTTAAAAATACTCTGCTTTCACTTGATAAAAATGAAATCAGTGAGCCTTTCAGAACGCAATTCGGTTGGCACATTGTGCAGTTACTTGATAAGCGTGTAGCAGACAAAACAGAGCAAGCTAAACGTAACCGCGCGCATCAACTGCTGTTTAATCGTAAATTTAAAGAAGAAAGTTTCAACTGGCAGCAAGAAATGCGCGAACAAGCCCATGTTGATATTTTCCCAGCAGAATAA
- the lptD gene encoding LPS assembly protein LptD, with amino-acid sequence MSKTWGIMMLSVLSAPSFAETELAHNFCGTSMQTRAWQPLPGLELNMIDIKSDDIELLGTQSAEFTGNVDINTLTMNLSAQSALIDKQRGLLNATGPIVYRDKVSQINSSGLNADLNNSELSLLGADYKLTDQLGHGGAEKLTVNESGLNLMNASFTTCPGETPVWAIEADEIDLSSEDGWGETHNTVLRVFDTPVLYIPYFTFPLDDRRKSGLLTPNFSSSGRYGIETITPYYWNIAPNYDATITPRYMSKRGLQMIGEFRYLTEQNNGLVAVEYLDKDDEEPNVDSRYLFHWQQQSYFGESWRGNIDITNVSDDNYLTDLNSNYATRTDTQLYRTGSLTYLGDTWHTNIKLQSFEVLGDHKESYAALPQITFSQMDAYDFYGIDLTLDGELSYFTNDKAIIDEASRLHIEPKASFGYQEYAWSFLSEFSLLHTEYNQHGDLTGTDFDERVTRTMPKVRLYSQLNFERETAFFFKDGIQTLEPQIQYLYTPNKDQSNIGLYDTAKLQDDFFGLFRDRRFSSIDRIATANQFTLGATTRLFSNENEEVFNFSAGQIFYLSNDAKPTSQGLQSDTNYNALFAAQTMLHWHRRWYLSGGIQYDTDGKEIIQSNITLDYKGDDKQLVQLNHRYANDVSGNTIEQVGLFTSIPLTQDWQFVGSYHRDLESGRSIEVFSGLQYESCCWAFQITGRRQIETDLNQAIGQEQATFDTSIGFNIVLKGLGSKSRYDAQKLLQQGIFGYRRPYFLNN; translated from the coding sequence ATGAGCAAAACCTGGGGCATAATGATGCTAAGCGTACTTAGCGCACCATCGTTCGCCGAAACTGAACTGGCACACAATTTTTGTGGCACTTCAATGCAAACCAGAGCTTGGCAACCGCTCCCTGGCCTTGAACTTAATATGATCGATATCAAATCCGATGATATTGAACTATTGGGTACCCAAAGCGCAGAATTTACCGGTAATGTAGATATTAACACCCTAACGATGAATTTGTCCGCACAAAGTGCACTGATTGACAAACAACGTGGGTTACTTAATGCAACCGGCCCTATCGTGTATCGCGATAAAGTAAGCCAAATTAACAGTTCTGGGCTCAATGCGGATTTAAATAATTCTGAATTAAGCTTGCTTGGTGCTGATTATAAGCTCACCGACCAACTAGGTCATGGTGGCGCAGAAAAACTAACAGTCAACGAGTCTGGCCTAAACCTGATGAACGCAAGCTTTACTACTTGCCCTGGCGAAACCCCCGTATGGGCAATCGAAGCTGACGAAATTGACTTATCAAGTGAAGATGGCTGGGGCGAAACCCACAATACTGTATTACGTGTATTTGACACACCGGTTCTTTATATTCCCTATTTTACGTTTCCGTTAGACGACCGCCGTAAATCAGGTTTATTAACGCCTAACTTCTCAAGTTCTGGTCGTTACGGTATTGAAACAATCACGCCATACTATTGGAACATTGCACCAAATTACGATGCCACCATCACGCCGCGTTATATGTCTAAACGAGGCTTACAAATGATTGGTGAGTTTCGTTATTTAACTGAGCAAAACAATGGCCTCGTTGCGGTCGAGTATCTTGATAAAGATGACGAAGAACCCAATGTTGACTCACGTTATTTATTTCACTGGCAACAGCAAAGTTACTTTGGTGAGAGCTGGCGCGGCAATATCGATATTACTAACGTTAGTGATGATAACTACCTAACAGACTTAAACTCTAATTATGCAACTCGCACAGACACTCAGTTATACCGTACTGGTTCACTGACTTACTTGGGAGATACTTGGCATACAAACATTAAACTACAGAGTTTTGAAGTACTTGGTGATCACAAAGAATCCTATGCAGCGTTACCACAAATTACTTTTTCACAAATGGATGCCTATGATTTCTACGGTATCGATTTAACGCTTGACGGTGAGCTCAGTTATTTTACCAATGATAAAGCCATTATTGATGAAGCGAGTAGACTTCACATTGAACCAAAAGCAAGTTTTGGCTATCAAGAATATGCTTGGTCGTTTTTATCTGAATTCAGCTTACTCCACACTGAGTATAACCAGCATGGTGATTTAACAGGCACCGACTTCGACGAAAGAGTGACACGTACTATGCCTAAAGTACGCTTGTATAGCCAGTTAAACTTCGAGCGAGAAACTGCCTTTTTCTTTAAAGATGGCATTCAAACGCTTGAGCCACAAATTCAGTACTTGTATACGCCAAATAAAGACCAATCGAACATTGGCCTTTACGATACAGCTAAATTACAAGATGATTTTTTTGGTTTATTTAGAGACCGTCGTTTCTCAAGTATCGACCGTATTGCCACTGCAAACCAATTCACATTGGGTGCCACAACTCGCTTATTCAGTAATGAAAACGAAGAAGTGTTTAATTTTAGTGCCGGCCAAATATTTTATTTAAGTAATGATGCTAAACCAACATCACAAGGGCTTCAGTCAGATACTAACTACAATGCCTTGTTTGCAGCGCAAACCATGTTACATTGGCACCGTCGCTGGTATTTATCGGGTGGTATTCAATATGACACTGACGGTAAAGAAATTATTCAATCAAACATAACCTTAGATTATAAAGGTGACGATAAACAGCTCGTACAATTGAACCATCGCTATGCAAATGATGTCTCAGGCAATACAATCGAGCAAGTTGGTCTATTCACCAGCATTCCGCTAACACAAGATTGGCAGTTTGTTGGTAGCTACCACCGCGATTTAGAAAGTGGTCGTAGCATTGAGGTTTTCAGTGGTCTTCAGTATGAATCTTGCTGCTGGGCGTTTCAAATCACAGGCCGTCGTCAAATCGAAACTGATTTGAATCAAGCGATTGGTCAAGAGCAAGCTACTTTTGATACCAGTATTGGTTTCAATATCGTATTAAAAGGGCTTGGAAGTAAAAGCCGTTATGATGCACAAAAATTATTACAACAAGGTATTTTTGGCTATCGTAGACCGTATTTTCTTAATAACTAG